In Podospora pseudoanserina strain CBS 124.78 chromosome 5, whole genome shotgun sequence, a single window of DNA contains:
- a CDS encoding hypothetical protein (EggNog:ENOG503PN0R), whose translation MFTPGVGGVKRKIGELGRLEGTPFEVRIGRVGGGRRGENGEVGGGGDAGVDGVDVKEEEEEEGLEGKKSGKKKRSPGGSGKKSKKKKRKSLVVVGDGDAGMDRMEEMFPDLPKPSAAADEEDPCRRDSLPSEMDEAQDCSQMELNGTPGVDFGTHEDDEADEKGDEEVKEFIEEVFARPEFEYRVGEEIGTDGSGVMAAAEDYLDREESPGTLSSSTPSNTAENDNVTAIKSLLHSLDTKISALASESAGQYMQNKIGDVQKDLRGAYDGMVRLSGRLDRDEMRAAVRHEILFNGMKSIVAELGAVRREQEAVMRHLGLEAESPLAVGRKDKNKEGKKALESCLRTYLEGMGRATKREEVVEKGLLAVEYAGRVFGGL comes from the exons atgtTTACtcctggggttgggggggtgaagagAAAGATTGGGGAGTTGGGGCGGCTGGAGGGGACGCCGTTTGAGGTTAGAattgggagggttgggggggggagacggggtgagaatggagaggtgggcgggggtggtgatgcgggggttgatggggtggatgtcaaggaggaggaggaggaggaagggctCGAGGGGAAAAAGAgcgggaagaagaagaggagtcctggtgggagtgggaagaagagcaagaagaagaagagaaagtcgctggttgtggtgggggatggggatgccggGATGGacaggatggaggagatgtttCCTGATCTGCCCAAGCCGTCGGCGGctgcggatgaggaggacccTTGCCGCCGTGATTCTTTGCCCTCTGAGATGGACGAAGCGCAAGATTGTAGTCAGATGGAGCTGAATGGCACCCCCGGCGTGGACTTTGGCACTcacgaggatgatgaggctgatgagaagggagatgaggaggtcaaggagttTATTGAGGAGGTGTTTGCCCGGCCGGAGTTTGAGTACcgtgttggagaggagatTGGGACTGACGGGAGTGGggtgatggctgctgctgaggattATTTGGATCGGGAGGAGTCGCCTGGTACCTTGTCGTCTTCCACACCCAGCAACACTGCCGAAAACGACAACGTCACGGCTATCAAGTCGCTTTTGCACTCTCTCGACACCAAAATCTCTGCTCTTGCTTCTGAGAGTGCCGGTCAGTACATGCAAAACAAGATTGGTGACGTCCAAAAGGACCTCCGCGGGGCCTACGACGGGATGGTGAGGCTTTCTGGACGGCTGGACAGGGACGAGATGCGGGCGGCGGTCAGGCATGAGATTTTGTTCAACGGGATGAAGAGCATTGTGGCGGAGCTGGGGGctgtgaggagggagcaggaggcggtgatgaggcATTTGGGGCTAGAGGCGGAGAGTCCGTTGGCGgttgggaggaag GATAAGAataaggaggggaagaaggcgctGGAGAGTTGTTTGAGGACGTATCtagaggggatggggagggcgacgaagagggaggaggtggtggagaaggggctGTTGGCCGTGGAGTATGCGGGGAgagtttttggggggttgtga